Genomic segment of Verrucomicrobiota bacterium:
GATGCCGAGTCGCACAAGGACATGGACAAGTCGTGGCGCCAGACCATCCGCTGGCTCGTGTCCGACGTGCCCAACCGCATCGAGCTGGCGACCGAGGCGCAGCGCGGCGATGCGAATCAGGCCATGTTGCTGAATGTCCGCGTGCGCGATGAGAAATTCCAGCCGATGGACAACGCGTCCGTCGTGCTGCGCGTGCAACCGCTCGCCGCCGACGCGAAGGCCGGGGCGGAGACGAATTTCATCCGCCTCAACGCCGAGCCCGCCACGAGCGAGCCGGGGCTGTATCAGGCCACCTACGTCCCGCGCGAAACCGGCGGCTACCAGGTCACCGCGTTTGTCACCAACGCCATCGGCGCCGAGGTCGCGCGCGCCGAGGCCGGCTGGAGCACGGACCTTGCGGCCGAGGAATTCAAATCGCTCAAGCCGAACCGCCCCCTGCTCGAGGCCATCGCGAAAAAATCGGGAGGCGAGCTGCTCACGCCCGCGCGGCTGGATGACTTCGCGCGCGCGCTGCCGAACCGCCGCGCGCCGGTGACCGAGGCGTGGACGTATCCGCTCTGGCACACGCCGCTCGTGTTCCTGTTCGCGCTGTTGTGCTTCGTCGCCGAGTGGGGACTGCGCCGGTGGAAAGGAATGGCGTGAGGATGGCCGCGGCCCCCTTCGTGGCGCTGCTCGCGGCGGCCACCTGTGCCGCCGCCGCGGTGGCGCCGCAGCAGGCGAACCCCACGGTCATCGTCGCCGTCGGCGCCGCGGGCGAGGAGGAATTCGGGAATCAGTTCGGGCAGTGGGCGGCCAACTGGTCGAAGGCCGCGCGCGAGGCCGGCGCGAAGTTCATCGGCATCGGCCCCGGCACCTCGGCCTCGACCAACGATCTGGCGCTGCTCAAGTCCGCGATCGAAAGCGAGCCCGTGGACGGCCCGGCCGAGTTGTGGCTCGTGCTGCTCGGCCACGGCACGTTCGACAGCAAGGACGCCAAGTTCAACCTCACCGGTCCCGACCTCGCGGCGACGGACCTCGCCGCGTGGCTCAAGCCGGTCAAGCGGCCCGTCGCAGTCATCAATGCGTCGTCGGCGAGCGCGCCGTTCATGTCGAAGCTCGCCGCGCCCGGTCGCGTCGTCATCACCGCCACGCGCAGCGGGAACGAGGTGAACTTCGCACGCTTCGGGCGGCATCTCGGCGAGGCGATGCTCGACGCGCAGGCGGACTTGGACAAGGACGGGCAGACCTCGCTGCTCGAGGCGTTCCTGCTCGCGTCGAGCCGCACGGCCGAGTTCTACAAGTCCGAGGGCCGCCTCGCCACCGAGCACGCGCTGCTCGACGACAACGGCGACGGGCTCGGCACGCCGGGCGACTGGTTTCGCGGCGTGCGCGCGGTGAAGAAGGCGAGCGACGGTGCGGCGCTCGACGGGTTGCGCGCGCACCAGTTTCACCTCGTGCGCAGCGCGAAGGAACGGCAGATGCCACCGGCGTTGCGGATGAAACGCGACGCGCTCGAATTGCAGGTTGCGAAATTGCGCGAGTCCCGCCAGGGCGCGGGCGACGAGGATTACTTCAAGCAGCTTGAGGCCGTCCTGCTCGAACTGGCGCGACTCTACGAGAAGCAGTAGCGGGACGGGCGTCCCGCCAGCCGGCCCCGGTTCACGCTCGTTCTCCGCACGAATCCCCCGGCCGATTTGCCGGCTTGCGGGCGTCACCGCGGCTGTGTTCTATCCGCGCCGTGTTCAAGCTGCCCAAGGTGATGCGCGCCGTCGTTTACCGGGGCGTGAACGACCTGCGCCTCGAAACCCTTCCCGTGCCGCGGATCACCTCGGCTGAAATCCTCGTGCGCGTCGCGGTGTGCGGCGTCTGCCCGACGGACATCAAAAAAATCCAGCACGGGACCGTCGCGCCGCCGCGTGTGTTCGGGCACGAAACGTCCGGCACCATCGTCAGGGTCGGCGCGCGGGTGCGCGGCTTGCGCGAGGGCGACCGCGTGGCGCTTCATCACCACGTGCCCTGCCTCGATTGCCACGCGTGCCGGCACGGCGCGTTTGCCCAGTGCGCGCAATACAAGCGGACCGGCATTACCGCGGGCTTCGAACCGGCGGGCGGCGGCTATGCGGAGTTCGTGCGCGTCCTGCCGTTCTGCCTGCCCGGCGTGGTGAAGGTGCCGCCCCGAAACACGTTCGACGAGGGCGCGATGCTCGAACCGGTGAACACCGTGCTCAAGGCCGTCCACCGGCTCAGCTTGCAGCGCGGCGACTCCGTGTGGGTGGCAGGCCAGGGGCCGATCGGGCTGCTGTTCACCCGGCTGCTCGCGCTGCGCGGCATCCGCGTGCTGGCAAGCGATCGTGCGGAAGCGCGCCTCGCCCTTGCCGCCAAGTTCGGCGCGCGCTTAGTCCTGGGCGCGGACGACCCGGATTTCGAAACCCAACTGGACCTTGCGACGGCCAGCAACGGCCTCGACGCGGCCGTGCTGGCGGTTCCGGTGGACGCGCTCGTGACCCGCGCCCTGCAACTTGTCCGCGGGGGCGGCGCGGTGATGCTCTTCGCGCACACCCAACGGGGTTCTGCGATTGGCGTGGACCCCGCGGCAGTCTGTGTGGATGAAAGGTCCCTGGTCGGGAGCTACTCGGCGGACGTGACCTTGCAGAAGGAGGTCGCCCGGCTGGTGTTCTCCCGCCGGCTCGACGTTCGAGGGTTGGTGACCCACCGCTTTCCATTGGCGCGGACGGCCGACGCGGTGCGACTGGCCGCAAATCCCTCGGTGGATTCACTCAAGGTGGTTGTCGCCGCCGATACGACCTAGGCGGGCGAAACTGGCTGGATTTGGGGCGATTATCGGGACTTGCGACACGTCCGGACGTCGTCGGGACACGGTTCCACCCGCTGCCTTGCAAGTGCCCTGTCTACAGAGAAATCCTGACAAAAAAACTGTTGACGGCTCGAAAGCCGGCTGCGATGTTCGCACCGCACACGACAAAAGGAAAACACCACATGAAGGCCAAAGCGCTTCTCGTCGCAGGACTGGTTCTCGGTGCCGCAACCTCAGCGTTCGCGCAAGGCACGGTCTATTCGGTCAACGCCGTGGGATTCGTCAACAAGACCCTGCTTCCGGGCTTCTCACTCATCTCGAACCCGCTCAACGCGCCGACCAACACGTTGAACGCGCTTCTGCCCGCGGGCAGCGTTCCGAATGGCACCGCAATCTACAAGTTTGACGGGACAAGCTTCTCAAGCAGCTTCTTCTTCGGAACCTGGGTTCCAAACTTCACCGTCGTTCCCGGCGAAGGATTCTTCATCCGTAATCCCGTTGGGACGAACATCACGATCACGTTCGTCGGCAACGTCCAGCAGGGAACGCTTACCACGTCCCTCCCCGCCGGCTTCTGGATCGCGAGTTCCCAAGTTCCGCAATCCGGCGAAGTCGAGACGGTGCTCGGCCTGCCCGTGGCCAACGGGAATTCCGTCTATCGCTTCAACCCCACCAACCAGCAGTATTCGAGCTCCTTCTACTTCGCGGGTTGGGGTGGCAACGAGCCTCGTGTGGATGTCGGCGAAGCCTTTTTCGTCAACCGCGCGACTCCCGTGAGTTGGACCCGCGTTTTCTCCGTCAACCAGTAATTCGCAAACTTCCAAGCCTATGAAACTGATCCATCGCCTCTCCCTCGCCGCTTCAGTCCTCCTTGTGGCTGCTTCCGCGCGGGCCGACTACGTTGTCACATTCTTCAACTTCAACGCCGGTAATTCGCTCCTTGGTGTCGTGTATGACACGGGTGGCGTGACTCCCCTCGGCTCGGGGTTCTCGGCGCAGATTTATGCGGGAGCGAGCGCCGGCTCACTCGCAGCCATCGGGTCGCGTGCCAATTTTATCGACGGCACGGGCATCATTAACGCGGGGGATGTTTCCGTCACGAGCGCCTCGCTCAACGCCGGCTCCTTGGGTGCGTATCAACTGAAAGCTTGGGACAATGTTGGTGGGACCATTACTTCCTACGAAGCTGCAGTCGCGGCGGGCCGCAAGGTTGGCGAGTCGGCGATTGTCGGGTTGGGCGGAACCGTCCAGACTTCCGGTTTCGTCTTGGGAGGAACTATTCCCGGAACACCTCCGACTGTGGTTACCGCGACTGTGAACCTCCACCCGTCATTTTCCGTCGCACTTGTTCCCGAGCCCGGTCTCATGACGCTTGGGTTGCTCGGTGCCGCGGGATTGTTCCTGCGCCGTCGTCGCGACTAGGGATACCTGCTCTCTTCAAGCCGCCCGGAAACGGGCGGCTTTTTTGTTGCGCGTGGTTGACAGCACACTCGACCCAACACTAGCATCCGCGCGCTGGTTCAGCCGGCCTGTTCGTCTATCGGCTAGGACACGGCCCTCTCAAGGCTGAAAGATGGGTTCGATTCCCATACGGGCTACCAGCTCCGCGGGTTCGAATTCCGGGTTTGGAGATTCGGGTTTTCGCCCGTGAACCTCCCGGCAATCCACCTTGGAACTCGGAACTCAAAACTGATTTCGGATGCGCCAGTTCCAGATCATCTTCAATCCGACCAGCGCCGCCGAACTGGCTCGCATGCCGAAGGAGCTCCAGTTGCAGATCCTCGGCGATTTTCGGGGCCTGCCCGATGAAGTGATGGGGACGGAACTCCAGCACTTCGGCCGGTTGGAACGCCAGGGGCACGTTCTCCACCGCTTTCGGGTCGGCGACTACCGCATTTACTTCGAGCGTCACCCGCTTGGCGTCGTTGTGCATCGCATCCTGAGCCGGAATACGCTCAAGGATTTCCTCTACCGGTCGAGCCTTCCGACGGGCGAAGACGAGGCCTTGCAGGAGAATCCGCAGTTCTGGGCGATGATCGACTCGGCGGGTGCGAAGGTCCGGTAGCGATGCCGGACGGCGCGTGCGGGCACGCGTCAGGCAGGCGTCACTGTTCTCCCAACTCCACGTTCCAGTAGGCGAGGTCGAGGAAGTGCTTCCAGCTTTCGTGGCATTCCAAGCTCACGTTCAGTTGCACGAACGGCCGCCACTTCGGGCGCTTGGGTTTCCGGATCAGCCGCAGCCCCGCCTCCGCCGGCGTGCGGTTTCCCTTGCGCGTGTTGCACGGAATGCACGAGCAGACGATGTTCTCCCACGTCGTTGGCCCGCCGCGGTCGCGCGGGATGACGTGGTCCAGGTTCAGATCCTTCCGGTCGAAGATCTGACCGCAAAACTGGCACGTATTGCGGTCGCGCTCGAAGATGTTGTGCCGCGTGAACTTGACCTCCTTGCGCGGGAGCTTGTCGAACACCATCAGCATGATCACGCGCGGAACGCGAATCCGGAAGGACACCGTGGTGATGGACTCGGCGTGCGGTTCGCGTTCTGAAAAATCACGCCACTCCGAAAAGTCGAAGGTCTCAAACGCGCCGTCATCGTCGCCGACGACGACCTCGGCGTGGCCTTGGAACAACAGCGTCAGCGCGCGCCGGGCCGAGCAGACGTTCACCGCCTGCCAGAGCCGGTTGAGCACGAGCACTTGATGGTTCAGGTAGATGCCCATTCGCTTTTGCGCGCGGAAAATATCAACGCCTCCCGGCAGTGTC
This window contains:
- a CDS encoding zinc-binding dehydrogenase, with the translated sequence MFKLPKVMRAVVYRGVNDLRLETLPVPRITSAEILVRVAVCGVCPTDIKKIQHGTVAPPRVFGHETSGTIVRVGARVRGLREGDRVALHHHVPCLDCHACRHGAFAQCAQYKRTGITAGFEPAGGGYAEFVRVLPFCLPGVVKVPPRNTFDEGAMLEPVNTVLKAVHRLSLQRGDSVWVAGQGPIGLLFTRLLALRGIRVLASDRAEARLALAAKFGARLVLGADDPDFETQLDLATASNGLDAAVLAVPVDALVTRALQLVRGGGAVMLFAHTQRGSAIGVDPAAVCVDERSLVGSYSADVTLQKEVARLVFSRRLDVRGLVTHRFPLARTADAVRLAANPSVDSLKVVVAADTT
- a CDS encoding HNH endonuclease, which produces MGIYLNHQVLVLNRLWQAVNVCSARRALTLLFQGHAEVVVGDDDGAFETFDFSEWRDFSEREPHAESITTVSFRIRVPRVIMLMVFDKLPRKEVKFTRHNIFERDRNTCQFCGQIFDRKDLNLDHVIPRDRGGPTTWENIVCSCIPCNTRKGNRTPAEAGLRLIRKPKRPKWRPFVQLNVSLECHESWKHFLDLAYWNVELGEQ